One window of Biomphalaria glabrata chromosome 6, xgBioGlab47.1, whole genome shotgun sequence genomic DNA carries:
- the LOC129926988 gene encoding uncharacterized protein LOC129926988 isoform X1 yields MEKEKEHKSKIYINIDDVKDILDEKDVNSTGVYILDIREGLIQKKLVSPDLQLVDLREFLVAACKKDTLEVVANDDIPQICCHPPEGIEIKKQEKRKRRRRTTSVNVILVKKRKRSTSASVARTKSRRSKRDVVKTNSKNGITLSQLSNMMAKTLLEHMEAISNYSHKTENLKVEQEKIVLSSTDHCSLANFKVYSTKGDGRCFFRSISIGLLPELQLEREDGTLKDQKVMLLETCKADSLRSEVVGHCLKNYENFEKELVGEALSADMPENMQFKSLFDRLEAVARTSFMIGEFEIKVTA; encoded by the exons AACACAAATCTAAGATCTACATAAATAttgatgatgtaaaggacatTTTAGACGAAAAGGACGTAAACAGCACTGGGGTTTACATATTAGACATAAGAGAAGGTTTGATTCAAAAGAAGCTAGTATCACCAGATCTTCAACTTGTGGATTTGAGGGAATTTCTTGTAGCAGCATGTAAGAAAGACACATTGGAGGTAGTCGCGAATGATG acatcCCACAAATTTGTTGTCACCCTCCAGAAGGAATCGAGATAAAGAAGCAGGAGAAAAGGAAAAGAAGGAGAAGAACCACCTCAGTAAACGTTATATTGGTAAAGAAAAGGAAACGGTCAACTTCCGCAAGTGTCGCACGGACAAAGTCTAGAAGGTCGAAAAGAGATGTTGTGAAAACAAACAGCAA AAACGGGATCACATTATCCCAACTTTCCAACATGATGGCAAAGACTTTACTTGAGCACATGGAAGCAATTAGTAATTATAGTCACAAAACGGAAAACCTAAAGGTTGAACaagaaaaaatagttttatcaaGTACTGATCATTGTTCTTTAGCAAACTTCAAGGTGTACAGTACTAAAGGAGATGGTAGATGTTTTTTTCGAAGCATTTCTATTGGATTGTTACCTGAACTACAGCTGGAAAGAGAAGATGGAACATTAAAAGATCAGAAAGTCATGCTTTTAGAAACTTGCAAAGCTGACTCGCTACGCAGTGAGGTCGTTGGACactgcttaaaaaattatgaaaacttTGAGAAAGAATTAGTTGGTGAGGCACTTTCCGCCGACATGCCAGAAAATATGCAATTTAAATCTCTTTTTGATAGACTTGAAGCGGTAGCTAGGACCTCATTCATGATAGGTGAGTTTGAAATAAAAGTCACAGCTTAA